In Methanooceanicella nereidis, the following are encoded in one genomic region:
- a CDS encoding CBS domain-containing protein, which produces MKQALTVDDIMIKSVKSIEIPGTRDEVLELMQKERISAVPVVKEGTLLGIVTRIDLLKHPEEEQIALLMTRNPITITPEEPLSEAAKILMKTGLRRLPVVVRQKLVGIVTVSDIVGAIGQMDIGRPIKDFIRDGVVAVWEETPVPVVSEIIRLSKHDALPVLNTKRELTGIISITDIINLSRIEDSVEKSDMSAGSDEDKWTWESMRDTMSLYYGVSRISLPDVPVKSVMVKDVITAFHKTAVSDCAKKMKRNRIEQVPVITAENKLDGLLIDRELLAVLVNGSQ; this is translated from the coding sequence ATGAAACAAGCACTGACAGTCGACGATATTATGATCAAGAGCGTTAAGAGCATCGAGATCCCGGGCACGAGGGACGAGGTGCTTGAGCTTATGCAAAAAGAAAGGATATCAGCAGTACCGGTCGTAAAGGAAGGCACATTATTAGGTATCGTGACCCGTATAGACCTCTTAAAACATCCCGAGGAAGAACAGATCGCGCTCCTTATGACCAGGAACCCTATCACTATAACTCCTGAGGAACCTCTCTCCGAGGCAGCCAAGATCCTTATGAAGACCGGACTGAGAAGGCTGCCCGTCGTAGTGAGGCAAAAACTTGTCGGCATTGTCACCGTTAGTGATATCGTCGGCGCTATCGGCCAGATGGATATCGGAAGGCCGATCAAGGATTTCATCAGGGACGGAGTAGTAGCTGTCTGGGAAGAGACCCCTGTGCCGGTCGTGAGCGAGATCATCAGGCTCTCGAAGCACGACGCTCTACCAGTGCTTAACACTAAGAGAGAGCTTACGGGCATAATCAGCATCACCGACATCATTAACCTTAGCAGGATCGAGGACTCGGTCGAAAAGTCCGACATGTCCGCGGGCTCTGACGAGGATAAGTGGACCTGGGAAAGCATGAGGGATACGATGAGCCTTTACTATGGTGTCTCCCGTATTTCGCTGCCTGACGTCCCCGTTAAGTCCGTGATGGTGAAGGATGTCATCACCGCGTTCCATAAGACTGCAGTGTCCGACTGCGCTAAGAAGATGAAGCGCAACAGGATCGAGCAGGTGCCTGTGATCACTGCGGAGAACAAGCTTGACGGGCTTCTCATTGACAGAGAGCTCCTCGCAGTGCTCGTGAACGGCTCACAGTAA
- a CDS encoding universal stress protein — protein sequence MSEIFNKILIATDGSKRTQKAVEKGLAIARIHKSKVYAVYVVDTVTFTSIPMDVTWENMYQLLKEEGEEAVRLVKEMAGVDIDIESHVLEGNPALEICKFSRDNDVDLIVLGTLGKSGIDRLLLGSVAEKVVRIAPCPVMVIKSEVSETSK from the coding sequence ATGTCAGAAATATTCAACAAGATCCTGATAGCGACCGACGGGTCGAAGAGAACGCAGAAAGCTGTCGAGAAAGGCCTGGCCATCGCCCGGATCCATAAATCAAAAGTGTATGCGGTCTATGTGGTCGATACTGTAACGTTCACCTCCATACCCATGGACGTAACCTGGGAGAACATGTACCAGCTGTTAAAGGAAGAAGGGGAGGAGGCAGTCAGGCTGGTAAAGGAAATGGCAGGCGTCGACATAGACATCGAGTCGCACGTGCTCGAGGGCAACCCTGCGCTGGAGATCTGTAAGTTCTCCCGCGATAATGACGTTGACCTCATCGTGCTGGGAACCCTCGGCAAGAGCGGTATCGACAGGCTATTACTGGGCAGCGTGGCTGAGAAGGTAGTCCGGATCGCTCCATGTCCTGTCATGGTCATAAAGAGCGAAGTAAGTGAAACTAGTAAATAA
- a CDS encoding amidohydrolase family protein, with protein sequence MLNEYIVSGTMFYGDDPEVREGYLVIRDGKIKEVCFERHEGGISGVICPAFINSHSHVGDSLAKDLPYMPLVDLVAPPDGLKHKILASASREDIADGIRSTLRDMERTGTWNFIDFRENGVEGVRLLRELAGPRAFILGRATLTDTIDDVLKVSDGVGISGANDIPRETLYSTVEKAKKLGKTVGIHAGELNRSDVDTAIDIMPDFLVHMTQAIGADIKRVSEQNIPVIVCPRSNMITGVGMPPLKKMAEAGVSMAIGTDNVMLNSPNVFSEMEWVSKAFLHDDAYTLKMATINGAKIMGREKTTGSIEAGKDADILVFDRDSDNLRGSRNILSSIVRRGRPDDIIYSIHGGIICQKYSTRS encoded by the coding sequence ATGCTTAATGAATATATCGTTTCCGGTACAATGTTTTACGGCGACGATCCGGAGGTCCGGGAAGGTTATCTCGTCATAAGGGACGGGAAGATCAAGGAAGTGTGTTTCGAGAGACACGAAGGAGGGATCTCCGGGGTGATCTGTCCGGCTTTCATTAACTCTCATTCCCATGTAGGCGACTCTCTGGCAAAGGACCTGCCATATATGCCGCTGGTGGACCTGGTGGCCCCGCCGGACGGGCTTAAGCATAAGATACTGGCATCGGCGTCCAGGGAGGACATCGCCGACGGCATAAGATCGACGCTCAGGGACATGGAACGCACGGGCACATGGAACTTCATCGATTTCAGGGAGAACGGCGTCGAAGGCGTCAGGCTTTTAAGGGAACTCGCCGGCCCGAGGGCTTTCATACTGGGCAGGGCGACACTGACCGATACGATAGACGACGTACTGAAAGTGAGCGACGGCGTAGGCATAAGCGGAGCGAATGACATCCCCCGCGAAACCCTGTACTCTACCGTTGAAAAGGCGAAAAAGCTCGGAAAAACCGTAGGAATACATGCAGGTGAATTAAATAGAAGCGACGTGGATACTGCGATAGATATCATGCCTGACTTCTTAGTCCATATGACGCAGGCAATAGGAGCAGATATAAAAAGGGTATCGGAACAAAACATACCTGTCATCGTCTGCCCCAGGTCAAACATGATCACTGGTGTGGGTATGCCTCCGCTGAAGAAAATGGCCGAAGCCGGGGTGAGCATGGCGATCGGGACCGATAATGTCATGCTGAACTCCCCGAATGTATTCTCAGAGATGGAATGGGTATCAAAAGCATTTTTACATGACGACGCATATACACTTAAAATGGCGACAATTAACGGCGCGAAGATAATGGGGCGTGAAAAGACGACAGGCTCTATTGAAGCCGGGAAGGACGCTGATATCCTGGTCTTTGACAGGGATTCTGATAACCTGAGAGGGTCCAGGAACATCTTAAGCTCGATCGTCAGGCGAGGGAGGCCGGACGATATAATCTATTCTATCCATGGAGGTATAATATGTCAGAAATATTCAACAAGATCCTGA
- a CDS encoding preprotein translocase subunit Sec61beta — MKKESSGLMSSAGLMRYFEAEESAIKIDPKTVVIVSLILGAAVIFMNYTYGHLW, encoded by the coding sequence ATGAAGAAGGAATCTAGCGGTTTAATGTCATCGGCAGGTCTCATGAGGTACTTCGAGGCCGAAGAGTCAGCCATCAAGATAGACCCCAAGACGGTGGTCATCGTTAGCCTCATTCTCGGGGCAGCAGTCATATTCATGAATTATACGTACGGACACCTCTGGTAA